A single Novosphingobium sp. SL115 DNA region contains:
- a CDS encoding helix-turn-helix transcriptional regulator, whose amino-acid sequence MADESHQCWAAMPDLVAAVQAAGDAAGLPFIAAQADLGDPEPMSDEAGRPYAETAFRWIDPAHAYWRDRKLALQVPFLTAARLVAEPFFYSAGRLGTWRNSSLLDGVDCRVVAKTFTGEAIVAPVHLPRGIVGAVVWCAREVVGVADAFAAHAEHMQAVALRLVATHNEARGRPRNATIPQKLTRREVQCLRWAAAGKTDSEIGIILDLSHSTVRFHLRNAAAKLGATGRAQSIQLAAGLGFVGAS is encoded by the coding sequence TTGCCGCAGTGCAGGCGGCGGGCGATGCCGCGGGCCTGCCGTTCATTGCCGCGCAGGCCGATCTTGGCGATCCTGAACCGATGTCGGACGAGGCGGGACGGCCTTATGCCGAAACCGCGTTCCGCTGGATCGATCCCGCCCATGCCTATTGGCGTGACCGCAAGCTGGCCTTGCAGGTGCCGTTTCTGACAGCGGCGCGGCTGGTGGCTGAACCGTTCTTCTACAGCGCGGGGCGGCTGGGCACATGGCGGAACAGTAGCCTGCTGGACGGGGTGGATTGCCGCGTGGTGGCAAAGACCTTTACCGGAGAAGCCATTGTCGCGCCGGTGCATCTCCCGCGCGGCATTGTGGGCGCGGTGGTATGGTGCGCGCGCGAGGTGGTGGGCGTGGCTGACGCCTTTGCCGCCCATGCCGAACATATGCAGGCGGTCGCTCTGCGCCTTGTCGCCACCCACAACGAAGCGCGCGGACGCCCGCGCAATGCCACCATCCCGCAAAAGCTGACCCGGCGCGAAGTGCAGTGCCTGCGCTGGGCGGCGGCGGGCAAGACCGACAGCGAAATCGGGATTATCCTTGACCTGTCGCACTCCACCGTGCGGTTCCATTTGCGCAATGCAGCGGCAAAGCTGGGCGCGACGGGCCGGGCGCAATCTATCCAGCTTGCGGCGGGGCTGGGCTTCGTCGGCGCATCCTGA